A stretch of DNA from Deinococcus multiflagellatus:
CCGAGCATGGAAACGTTTCGGCGCTCTTCTGATACGGACTGCCGTCCATTTCCGTCACATCCAGAAAAGAACTGGATGTTCCCCGCCTGCGGCGCTGTGCCAGCCCAACTCCCGGAAATCCGTATTTTTTCCCTCTCCCTCTGGTCGGAAAAATTCCATAACTCGTTACGGAATTTTTCGGAAGGCGTATGAAACGTTGAAATGGGAGGGGCGAGGTCCTTAACCGGAAGCCGTATCAGTCGGTGTGGGTCTGCCCCTCGTCCAGGCCGCGCAGGGCCCAGCGCAGGCCCAGGGCGCTCAGGGCGCCGATGGCCGCCAGGGTCAGCCAGGGCAGGGCGGGCCACCCCAGCCGCGCGCCAGCGTCGACCAGGGCGCCGCCCAGCACACTGCCCACCGCGCCCCCCGCCCCCAGGGAGATGGCCGCGAAACCAAAGTAACTGCCCACCAGGCCCGGCGGCGCAAAGCGGGCGGTGAGGGTCTGCTGGGTGGGGTACACGATCATGGTGCCCAGGCTGTACAGCGCCACGCAGGCCAGCAGCGCTGCAAAGGTGTGCGCCAGGCTCATCAGGCCCAGGCTCAGGCCCACGAGGCTGACCGCCGTCACCAGGGCGGTGCGGGTGGGCAGGTGCCGCTCGGTGAGTCGCAGCAGCGGGTACTGCAGCGCCACGGCCAGTCCGGCCGACAACCCGTACAGGGGCCCGGTGGCGCCGGTGCCAGCCAACGCCACGGCCTTGAGCGTCACCGCCACGTTGATCTGCGTGCTCAGAATGAAGTAGCCAATCAAGACCAGGGTAAAGCGCCGGAACCGCACGTCGGCCGCCGCCTGCCGCAGCCCGGCCAGCCCGCTGCCGGCTGGCGCGGCGGGGCGCAGGTGCGGCAGGGTGGCCGCCAGCACCAGTCCGGCCAGCACGTACACGCTGGCCGCCACCAGGGCCGCCGTGCGAAAGCCCAGGCCCAGCAGCGCCGCGCCGATCAGGGGCCCCGTGACCATGCCCGCGTTGCCCGACAGACTGGTCAGGCTGAACATGCGCGTGCGGTGCTCGGGGCGGGTGACCTGGGTGATGGCCGCGTTCTTGGGGGCGTCAAACAGCCCGCCGCCAATCCCTGCCAGCAGCGCCGCCGCCAGCAGGGCAGGAAGGGTACCAGCAAAGCCCATGCCGGCAAACCCCAGGGTGCGCAGCGCGCAGCCCCACAGAATCAGCGGTTTGGGCCCCAGCCGGTCGGCCCACGCCCCACCAAACACCGTCAGGCCCTGCTGGGTCAGCTGGCGCAGGCCCAGCACCAGCCCCACGCTGGCCGCGCTCCAGCCCAGCCCACCAGGGCCGCTGAAATGCACGGTGACCAGTGGAATCACTGCAAAGAAGCCCCCCCACATCAAAAAGTTCGCCCCAATGAGGCCCAGTTGGGCGCCAGAGGGGCGAAATGGGGCGGGGGAGGACGCAGCGCTCACGCCGGGCAGGCTACACCCGGCGCCTGGCCAGGCAGGTGTTCGTCTGGCAGGAACAGGGGCGCTGGCTAGCCGCCCACGTGCACTTTGGGCCGGCGGCGCTCCTCACGCTCGGCCACACGCAGGATTTCGTGGGTGAGCGGCGGAATGTCGCCTTCACCGGCCAGCAAAAAGCGCAGGGCGTTGACGGCCGGTCCCTTCTGGCTCCATTCAAAGTAGACGTGCGGCGGCGTGCCGGTCAGGTCGCGCACGTGCAGCAGCACCGCCGCCAGGGTGTTGGGCACGCTGGCGCCCGTGGCGCGCAGAATCAGGTGGGGGCCCACCCGCACCCCGGTCACGGGCACGCGGGTGCTGAAATCGCTGGCGTCACGGATGGCCACTTCCAGAAACAGCGCCGCCTCGCCGGGGCTCAGGTGGTTGCCCAGGCGCACGTCCAGGGCTTTTTCGCGGTATTCCAGGTCGTCACCCTCGTCGAGGTGGTTGGCGATAAAGCGCACCGGCAGGCCCTGGGCACTCACCTCGTCCAGCATGGTGCGGGCGGTGCTGTCCATGTCCACCCGCTGCACGCGCAGTTCGGTGCTGCGGCTAACCCGAGAGGCGACGC
This window harbors:
- a CDS encoding MFS transporter, with translation MWGGFFAVIPLVTVHFSGPGGLGWSAASVGLVLGLRQLTQQGLTVFGGAWADRLGPKPLILWGCALRTLGFAGMGFAGTLPALLAAALLAGIGGGLFDAPKNAAITQVTRPEHRTRMFSLTSLSGNAGMVTGPLIGAALLGLGFRTAALVAASVYVLAGLVLAATLPHLRPAAPAGSGLAGLRQAAADVRFRRFTLVLIGYFILSTQINVAVTLKAVALAGTGATGPLYGLSAGLAVALQYPLLRLTERHLPTRTALVTAVSLVGLSLGLMSLAHTFAALLACVALYSLGTMIVYPTQQTLTARFAPPGLVGSYFGFAAISLGAGGAVGSVLGGALVDAGARLGWPALPWLTLAAIGALSALGLRWALRGLDEGQTHTD